In Candidatus Kapaibacterium thiocyanatum, the DNA window CCGTGGTCCTGGTCGTCGTCGTCGTCCTTGCGATACCGTCACGGATACTGCCGTCGGGAAGGAACAACTGTCCATATCCATCATAGACCGTGCTGACGGTACCTGCACGGCCGAGAGAGAACGAAGCCGGTTTGGTCGTGATCTGTGCTTGCCAGGTGTCGTTGTGCTGCGTCGAATACTTGAGCTCCACCGGACGTGTGTCGTACGGATTCCCCGTCGAGCTGGCGATATCCGCCTTCGGCGTGGAGATGCCGACTTCGCGGAGGAAGCCGTTGCGGAGTTGCATGAGCGTCGTCGTCGTATCGTTGATGACGCCGAACTGTGCCTCCGGATAGCGGGCCTGTACGTCGATAGGCAGGACATTGCGCGCTACGATCCGTGTTTCGGTCGAGGCTCGCGTCCAGGTGAGCGTGGAATAGTTCCAGAAGACGCCGGTACCCGACGTACCGGCATCGACACCCGTGGTGTCGTAGTAGTAACGTGTATAGGATCTGCCTACGGTAGGCAATGACGAGGAACCCAGTACCGGTTGTGCAGCCGCCGTTCCGGATGCGAGCATGCATACTGCGAGGAAGCCCCAAATGCGTCGTTTCATGTTGATACCCTGCTATCACTGAGCCCTGTTTCGAAAGCAATTTACGAACCACATGTTCGGAGGCACCTTGCCCGTACCTTTACAAAACCTTAGCTTGTTCCATGAATCAAGCTTCTCCTCCTGTCATTCTCGATGAGCTGCGCATGGCGCGGGGGATCTCTCGCCGCGTCGAAATCTATCTGCAGGCATGCCGTGAGATACAGTACGAACGTCCGCACGAAGCGTTCGGCTATGCGATCAAGGCACAGAAGGAAGCGCGGAAGGGGCGCTTGAAGGAGCGTGAAGTCCATGCCTTGCGAATGGGGGGGATATGTCAATACGCTGCGCATGACTATGAAGGCGCCCTTTCGACGTTCAATACGGCGCACGACCGGTATATGCGCCTGAAGGATCGTAGTGGTCTTGCACGTTGTCAACAGAACATCGGGCTTGCATTACGGGGCCTCGGAAGGAACGAAGAAGCCCTCAGGTTCTATCGTATGAGTGAGCAGTCCTTGCGGGTGTTACAGGACGATTCGGTGCTGATGCACGTACTCGTCAACATCGGTTCGACGAGCACTGCGCTGAATCAGCCGTCATCGGCCTTGCAGGCATACTCCGAATGTCTCGCCATTTCCGAACGTCTCGACGACGGACCGATGCGGGCGCGTGTGATGGGCAACATCGCCGATGTCTACATCAACATCGACGACAGCGAGCGTGGTATCGAATGGTCCCGCCGCAGTCTCGACCTGCACCGTATCAACAATGACATGATGGGAGTCGGCTTCACGTTGACGAATCTCGGACGCGTCTATCAGTCGATGAACGATCACGACTCGGCGCTGGCTCATTTCACGGAGAGCATCGCCGTGATGTCGCAGATCGGATATGCCGAAGGCAAGGCGAACTCCATGCTCTATCTCAGTCAGCTGTATCTCGAAGGTGGTCTGTACACACAGGCCTGGGAGTTCGCGGAGCATGCCAGGCGTCTCTTCGTCGAGACGCACGATGTCGATCGGCAGATCCTCGCGTCGATCACACTGGGAGAGGTGGAGTTGCGACGGAAGAAGTATCCGTCCGCAGCGCGAATCTTCAAGGAAGCCGCGACTGCGGGAAAGAGGACGGATAACTACGCGCTGCATATCGATATCGAGCGCAACCGCGCGGAGCTCGCGATACTCGAAGAACGATGGGATGCGGCGATCAGACACCTCAAGGCCGCACTCGCCATCGCCTCCGCCAATGCCACGTTGAACGGAGAGGCGGAAGCGCATCGGCTCCTTGCCCATGTCTACGAACGGACCGATCTCCATCCCAAGGCACTCCATCATCTCCGCAGGTGGCATGAGTGCAAACTGGAGATCGACAGCCAGATACATGCGCGTCACAGCCAGGCCCTGCAGTTGCGTCTGGAGGTGGAGCGGGCCGAGCGTGAACGCCAGGTCGTCCAGATGCAGAACGAACGGTTGCAGTTCGACCTCGTGAGCAAGACGCGCGAGCTCAACACGTCGGCAATGGCCGTGGCGCAGAAGAACGAGTTGTTGACAAGTATCGCGGACGAGGTCCGTACCATTCTGGAGATGGGGCCAGGACAGCGGGCCAATCCGCTCAAGGATCTGCTTCGCCGTATCGAAGCCCACAAGAGAACGGGCGAGGACTGGCGGAATCTCAACGAGCAGTTGCACGACGTCCACGATGCCTTCTTCCGTGAGCTTACCACGCTGTGCCCGACGCTCACGCCGAGCGAGTTGAAGACGGCCAGTCTGCTCAAGCTCAACCTTTCATCGAAGGAAATCGCCGACATTCTCACGGTCTCCGTCGCGAGCGTGGAGATCTATCGACACAGGCTGCGCAGGAAGCTCCAGATACCGCATGGTACGGGGCTCACGGCATTCTTCCAGCAGATAGGAGCGGGTGAGCAGTAAAGGTTTTGCTAAGGTGCGCTGCAACTCCATGACGTGTAGGTTGCCTCCGTTGGTAATACGATCTATACCACGGAGGGTTCATGTACTATCGAAGTCTACTTGCTGCGGTGCTCTTCATGGCGCTTTCCACCCAGGCGGGAGCAGTCGGATCTCTTTTCGTTCGACCGCTCAATTCGTCGAGCACGTATGCCAATGCCGAGATACGCAGTTACGATGCGAAGGTGACGATCCAGGATCACATCGCCGAAACGCATGTGGATCAGGTTTTCGTCAATACGATGGGAGCTGCCGTCGAGGCGACCTTCATCTTTCCGTTACCTGCCGGTGCTGTGATCACCGATATGTACTACTGGTTCAACAGCGTACGGTACAAGGCGAGCGTCCGTGAGCGTAAGGAGGCCCAGGCGGCCTACGACGCCCAGATACGGAGGCTGATCGATCCGGCGCTTCTGCAGGAGATCGGCGACAACGTCTTCAAACTGAATATCGCTCCGATCAATCCGAGAAGCGACGTCCGCGTCGAGATCACCTATACCGAGTTCCTCCCGTACGATGAAGGAGTGGTGTCGTACAAGCATCTTCTCAGAACGACCGGAGTCTCTCCCGTGCCGCTGCAACGCGTGAGCCTGCTCACGACGATCACCGCAGCGTCCGAGATCAGGAGCGTCACCACGTCCTTCATGAACGAAACCATGGACGGAGTCGAACGGGTGAATGCCAGGAGCTTCCGTTGCACGTTCGGGGACGAGAACTACGTTCCGACGAAGGACTACACCATCAGGATACGAGCCGAGCGCAATGGCGTCGATGTCGGTGTGCTTACCTACGTGCCCGTCGAGGCCGATTCGTTCGGGCAGGATGCCTTCTATGCGACGTGGGTGACGTCACCCGACAGCAATGCCAGTGTCCTGCCGAGAAGCGCCGTCTTCGTCGCCGATGTCTCATCCAGTATGGAAGGGACACGCATGGAACAACTGCGTACTGCGCTCATGGCCTTCCTGGATAACCTCACGCCACAGGACAAGTTCAACATCGTCTTCTTCAGCACCAACGTCGTTCCGTTCAGCCCCGACGTCGTCGATGCCACACCCGGAAATATCGAAGAAGCCCGCGCCTTCGTCCGGTCGCGCAGTGCGAAGGGACTGACGAATATCTCCGGTGGTCTGCGCGAAGCGCTCCGGATGACGTACGATGAAGGACGAGCGAAGGTCGTGGTCTTCCTTACGGACGGCCAGCCGTCATGGGGCGAACTGAACGAAGCGGCGATCCTGGACAGCATGGTGGCATGGAATACGCAGCGCGTGCGGCTGTTCCCGATCGGCATCGGTGCGGAGCCGAGCGCCGGACTGCTCAACGGCATGGCGCGCGTGACGAACGGATTCGTGACGATGGTGGCATCGGACGACAGCATCGCCGTGCTCGCGGCACGGCATATCCGTCGCATCTCCCTGCCCTACATGTCGGGTCTGCATCTGTACTACGGAACGCTGGACAACTACGACATCTATCCGGAAATCCTCCCTGACGTCTACGTCGGCGGACGTGTCCTCCAGGTCGGGCGGTATCGTGCCGGCGGCCTCTATCCCGTCACGCTGACCGGCTCGACGTCCGACGTTCCGTTCACCATCGGCAACGACGTCGTGTTCGGGGATCCTGCGCGCAGCAACAAGGCCATCGCACGACTATGGGCCAGGGAGAAGATCGATGCGTTGATCGAGGAGATCACGCGAGTAGGTGAACGCAAGGAGCTCGTCGATGCCATCATCGATCTGAGCATCCGGTTCAACATCCTCACGAAATACACAGCCCTCTATGCCGATCCCAACGATCCCGGAGGACAGCCGACGACGATACCCGGTGAGCATGGCGAACGTCCGATCGAAACACTCAGCCTGGCCGTCTCGCCGAATCCTTCGTCCGATGTCGTAACGGCGACGGTAACGACGACGGAACAGGCTCGTGGACGTCGTATGCGGGTTACGATCCACGATGCGCTGGGCCGTTCGATAGCGGTACTCTACGACGATTCCGTGAAGGATCTCGTGACGAGATTGACATGGACAGTTCAGACCATCGCTGGCGGAAGGGCCGCAGCAGGCATGTACCATGCCGTCGTCGAAGTGGATGGAAACAGAACGTCGGCCTCCTTCATCATTCTTCCCTGATACCATACGGAGTCATGACGATGAAACGATACATCATGATCCTGGTGCTCCTGCTGGGATGGAATACGATGCAGGCTTCCGGTCTGCTCGAAGTGAAGGGGCGAAGTGGACTGTGGTCGGTTCCGGACTCGGGGTTGCGGGTGCAGACGACGATCCGTGAACAGGTTGCCGTAACGACGGTACTGCAGCGCTTCCGCGTCATGAACGACGGAAGGATGCGCTACGGCTTTCCGCTGAGCGACAAGGCGACCGTGACGAGTATCAGATGGAGAACAGGTGGTACGTGGTATGCCGGGACGATGCATACATCGGATACCGTGGCGCCGAATGGCGGTGGCGGCGCCCCATCGTGGATCTTCGACGGTTTCGGCACGAGTCCGTTCATCTTTCCGTTCCGTGACTCGGCGCATGCCGGCGATACGATCGACGTCGAGCTGACCTACGTCGAACTTCTCTCCCTCACCGACGGCAGGATCACCTACGCCTTGCCGGTCATACAGGAGTCGGGCCTGGTCGACGAATGGACACTCGACATCCGAAGCGAGCGACGGATAGCGGATGCGATGGAGCATGCCGATATCGGTAACGGTTCCGACGACGTGTTCACCGACCGAACCGTCCGGATCGTCCGCCACGATGTACCGAGAGAAAAGGGCCGGATCAGTTGCGAGTTCCGACTCGAATCCGATGGATTGCGGATGAACGTCCTGAGCACCAAGCCTGCGGACGAAGACGGTTATGCCATCATGCTTGCCGAACCTGCGTCGAGAATCGAGGATGGAGACATCCTGTCGAAGAGATTCACGTTCGTCCTCGATGTATCGGGGTCGATGAGCGGCGCCAAGATCGGTCAGGCCAGGGAAGCAGCCATCTACTGTCTTCAGCATCTCAACGTGCGGGACAAGGTTAACGTCATCACCTTCAGCAGCGCCGTGCGGCCATGGAAGACCGAACACGTCGATGCTACGCCGCAGGCCGTGGAACAAGCCATCGCCTATGTGCAGAAGGCCGAGGCCGATGGCGGGACGAATATCATGGGGGCGCTCGTCGCCGCGTTGCAGCAGTATCGGAATGCCGACGACGTGAACGTCATCGTCTTCCTCACGGATGGTCAGGCTACGGTCGATCAGCAAGCCATCGTGAATGCGAACAGGTTCCAGACGAGGATCTTCGTCTTCGGTGTGGGCGACAACGTCGACGAACCGTTGCTGACCGACCTCGCCACACGCAACAACGGGGGCATCGAGATCATCCGTACGGTAGGAAATACGCTCGATCGTATCGCGGCATTGTATAACCATATACGGAATCCTATCGTCAAGAATCCGATACTTTCCTTTACGCCGGATGTCGTCTACGATGTCCATCCGCTGGTCGTACCGGACGTCTACGAAGGCGAACAGATCGTACTGGCCGGACGATACAGCCAGCCGGGTGAGAACACCGTTACCGTACGCGGTACGGACACGCGTGGTCCTGTCGAGCATACCTTCGCTGCCCGACTCACGGATGACAGTACAATGAATCTCTTCGTCCCAAAGCTATGGGCACGATTCCGGATCACGGACCTTCTCGTCCTTATGGAGAAGGAAGTCAAGGACAGTGATCGATGGAAGGAATGGCGTGATGAAATCATCCGTCTCGGCCTGCGGCATGCCATCGTCACTCCTTTCACGACATATGAGGATAACGGTCAGCCGGATGATGGCAATGACGGAGGAGGCGACGATGGTGGGCAGGTCCTGAGCGTCGAGGAGCAAGGGTCGGACATCATCACGACGTCGTTCGTGTGCCGCCCGAATCCCGTTTCGACGGAGGCGACGCTTTCGCTCGTCCTGCCGGAAGGTTTCGAACGCCACGTGACCATAGAGCTGATGGATCTTGCCGGACGGACCGTCCGGACGCTATACGAAGGTAGTCCAATGGAATCCGAATTCGTGCTCCAGTGGCAGGCCGTACATACGGATGGTCTGCCGCTTTCGCCTGGAGTCTACTTCCTGCGTGTACGTGTCGGATCGATCGTGCATCACTTTCATGTGCACGTCGTCCGATAACGGCATGCTCCCTGCATGATGGCGGGGCCATGGGTGCGAACCCGTGGCCCTGCTGTCGTTATGCCATGCCGTGGAGCGATCAGGGATCCATTCTTTTCAGGATCACCTCGGTCCCGTTCCCTTCGAAGGTGATGGTATCGTCGTCGATGACTCCCCATGTCGAACCGAGGACGTCCATGATATACTGCGGCAGGGTCCTGCCTATGCACAGGGTCGGACATACAGCGGCCTGGGCCCATATCTGGATGCTATCGGCACTGCGCATGTGGTACGGCCATGTCGTCGTATGACAGTCGGAGCATGGAGCGATCACATACCGGTCGGTCTGGTGGAAACCTATGGCGAAGGACGATACGAGTCGTGGGTCATCGAGATGCGCTTCGATCTTCCACTGCGTTCCTCGGAGTGGCTCGGGGGCACGGAAATGACGATCGACGGAGACGACGATGAGGCGCTGTGCACGCTGGCGACTGGCCACGTCGTGAAGAGACATGGAGACCATCGTGGCTTCCGTGCTGTCCGTCGAGGAATAGGTGGACGGTCCGTTGGCTGCGAGGATCCCTGACGACATTACCTGTGCCCAGGCCGTCGAATCGCCGCGCAGCGTTCCCTGACCCGAGGCATTCACGGTCAATGTCTGGTTCTCCACGTACTTGTACATGCGGACGGCGGCCAGGCCGCCTCCGCCATATCGTTCTTCGAGGATGTAGCTCCATCCGGAGCGTACGAGGGTGACCACATGTTCCCCGTGATTCCTCATGCCGAACGATACCGAGGTATCACCGGTTGACCGAACCGCGTCGATGACGTCAGTCAGTTGCATCGACCACGGGATGATGGTCGTATCGTGCAGATCGCCCATCGTCCGCGAATGCCACCACCCGGTATCGAGGGAGGCGATGAATCGCGTTGCACGCGGGTTGATTTGCCGAACGAAATTGGCAGGCAAGCGGGGAGCGACGACTGGCTCGGGCTGCGCCTGAAGTGGTGGGCAGGCTATCGCCATGAAAAGGAGCAGAGCCGGAATGATGGCGTGTTTCATGTGGTCTGGGAGGCATTGGGGAGGGGACGGTTACAATTCGGAGACGTGAACGGGTAGAATCTGGCTTGATACGGGCGATTTTCGTATGCTTGCATCCAAATCGTATCGATACTTAGTACGTAGTGATCATCATACTGCTACGTGATCGTTGTTATCCGTAATTACACTCTACGAGGGTTCCGATGGACTTCAAAGACCAGGTCAAGCAGCTTGGGGATAGGATCGCAAAGCTGCGGGAGAGTATCCAGACCGAAGAGGCGACAAAGAATGCATTCATCATGCCATTCATCCAGAGTCTGGGCTATGATGTCTTCAATCCGATGGAAGTGGTTCCTGAATTCATTTCGGATATCGGGACCAAGAAAGGAGAGAAGATCGACTATGCCATCATGAAAGACGGCCAGCCGGTGATTCTTGTCGAATGCAAGCACTGGAATCAGAATCTGAATCTTCATGATGGCCAGCTTCTACGTTATTTTCATGTATCAAAGGCAAAGTTCGGAATCCTTACGAACGGCATTACCTATCGGTTCTATACGGATCTCGTAGAGCCGAACAAGATGGATGACAAGCCATTCCTCGAGTTCCGCATCGATGAAATCAAGGACGTCCAGGTCGAGAAGCTCAAGGAATTCCACAAGAGCTACTTCGATGTCGAAAGCATCGTCAATACGGCCAGTGAGCTGAAGTACCTTGGAGAGATACGTACCATCATCCAGCGGGAGATTCAGGAGCCGTCGGACGATTTCACTCGCTATTTCGCGAGACTGGTCTATCCCTCGATGGTGACCCAGAAAGTGCTGGACCAGTTCAAGGATTTCGTACGTAAGTCGTATTCGCAGTACATCAACGATCTTATCAACGAGCGTCTGACGATGGCGATGAACAAGTCGGCGGTCGCCGAACCCGTCGCTGAGCCGTCGGGGACGACCGGTGACGATGTACACCCCGAGAAATCCAGCATCGTTACGACACAGGAAGAACTCGAGGCTTACTACGTGGTGCGGGCTATCCTCCGATCCTCGATTCCGGCCAATCGTGTCACCCATCGTGATGCGCAGTCGTACTTCAACGTTCTGCTCGATGATACGAACCGTAAACCCCTATGCCGGTTCATCCTCAAGGAAGGCAGGCGGGTCATCATCACGTTCGACGCCGCCAAGAACGAGACACGGCACGAACTGACCAGCCTGAACGATATCTACAAGCATTCGGATGCCATTCTGGCGATGGTCGGGATATACGATAGCCCCAAGGCCATTCCCGAGCCATCCGTCGCCCTGCCTTCCATGGCTGACTGATCCCGAAAAGTCCAACATGCCGGCTCGGATTGTATTTTTGCAGTTCTGTCGAAGCCGAAACCTGCCCGGATCCCGGATCCGTGTGGGAGATCGTCGTCGATCCCGAACCTGAAATCATTCAATCCGAGCCTGATCCATGGCCATTGCCTGCGGAATCGTCGGCTTGCCGAACGTCGGTAAGTCCACCCTCTTCAATGCGTTGACGTCGAACGAAGCCGAAGCCGCCAACTATCCGTTCTGCACGATCGATCCGAACGTCGGTATCGTGAACGTTCCCGATCCCCGGTTGAAGAAGCTGGTGGACGGATTCCAGACGGACAGGGAAGTGCCCACGACCGTCGAATTCGTTGACATCGCCGGCCTCGTCAAGGGAGCCTCGAAGGGCGAAGGTCTCGGCAACCAGTTCCTCGGCAACATCCGCGCCTGCGACGCCGTGGCCCACGTCGTCCGCTGCTTCAGCGACGATAACGTGGTCCACGTGCACGGCGACGTGAACCCGTTGCACGACATCGACATCATCGAAACGGAGCTCATCCTGAAGGATGTGGAATCCGTGGAGAAGCGTATGGAAGGTGTGCAGAAGAAGGTCCGTGCCAACGACAAGGATGCCAAGGAAGAATTCGAGATGCTCGATCTTCTTCAGAAGCACCTCGACGGGGGCAAGCCTGCGCGGTTGTTCGAGCGCGACGAGAAGACGGGCGCGTGGATCCGTGCCATGCAGCTCCTCACGGACAAGCCCGTGATGTATATCGCCAATACCAACGAGGAAGGCGTCAAGAACGGCAATCAGTACGTCGATGCCGTCCGCAAGCGCGCCGCCGAGGAAGGCGCCGTCGTCGTGCCCATCTGTGCGAAGATCGAATCCGAAATCGCCCTGCTGGACGAAGCCGATCGCGACCTCTTCCTTGCCGATCTGGGTATGGAAGAACCCGGACTGGATCGCGTCATCCGCGAAGCCTATTCGCTTCTCGGCCTCATCACGTATTTCACCGCCGGAAAGAAGGAATGCCGTGCATGGACCGTCCGCAAGGGCAGCACGGCGCCACAGGCCGCAGGCGTCATCCACACGGACTTCGAGAAGGGCTTCATCCGCGCCGAGGTCATGGCCTACGACGAATGGAATCGCCTCGGAAGCGAGCAGGCCGTGAAGGATGCGGGCCTGTATCGTGTGGAAGGCAAGGAATACATCGTCAAGGACGGTGATATCATGTATTTCCGGTTCAACGTCTGATCTTCACACCTTCCGTCGGGAGGCCATGCTACACCATGATCTCCCACACACTCTTCAACGTGGCATGATCGGCCACATGATCCATGAAGCCCTTGTAGAAGGGATGGGCGCCGATCGTCGAGCCGTCGCCGATAACGACGAGTTTCTTGCGCGCACGCGTCATCGCGACGTTCATACGACGGATGTCCTTGAGGAAGCCGATGTCGCCGTCGTCGTTGCTGCGGACGAGGGAGATGACGATGACGTCGCATTCCGAGCCCTGGAAGGAATCCACGGTATCGACGTCGAACGTGCGGAACGATGAGGCGAAGCGGTGCTGCAGGTCCTGCTGCATCATCCGTACCTGACCTCTGTATGGGGAGATGATTCCGACGCTGATGGCCTCGTGACCGTCCGTTTCGGCGAGTTCGCCGAGCACGTGATGTACGAGCTCCACTTCACCGGGATTGCAGAGCGATTCCGCCCCTTCGCCCGGTTGCTCCGTCCAGCCCTTGCCCGATGTATCGATGAAGACGAGCGATTCCGTGATCGGTGCATCATCCGGGAACGTGTGCAGCGAAACGTCGGGATGCGCCGTGACCGCGCCGCCGTAGAAGGCGTCGTTGCTGTAGCGCATGATGACGTGATTCATCCGGTACTGTTCCGTCAGCAGTGAAACGGTATGAGGTTGCGCCTTGATGCTCCGTTCCAGCAGCGTCGTGGAAAGTCCCATGCCCGCGGCCTGTTGCGACAGTACCGTCGGCGGCAACTGGTGGGGATCGCCGGCCAGCACGACGCGGTCCGCGCGCGTGATGGGAATCCATATGGCCGGATCGAGGCCCTGTCCTGCTTCGTCGATGACGACGGTACCGAACTGACGACCCTTCAGTTCATGATTGCGG includes these proteins:
- a CDS encoding redox-regulated ATPase YchF, translated to MAIACGIVGLPNVGKSTLFNALTSNEAEAANYPFCTIDPNVGIVNVPDPRLKKLVDGFQTDREVPTTVEFVDIAGLVKGASKGEGLGNQFLGNIRACDAVAHVVRCFSDDNVVHVHGDVNPLHDIDIIETELILKDVESVEKRMEGVQKKVRANDKDAKEEFEMLDLLQKHLDGGKPARLFERDEKTGAWIRAMQLLTDKPVMYIANTNEEGVKNGNQYVDAVRKRAAEEGAVVVPICAKIESEIALLDEADRDLFLADLGMEEPGLDRVIREAYSLLGLITYFTAGKKECRAWTVRKGSTAPQAAGVIHTDFEKGFIRAEVMAYDEWNRLGSEQAVKDAGLYRVEGKEYIVKDGDIMYFRFNV
- a CDS encoding restriction endonuclease; its protein translation is MDFKDQVKQLGDRIAKLRESIQTEEATKNAFIMPFIQSLGYDVFNPMEVVPEFISDIGTKKGEKIDYAIMKDGQPVILVECKHWNQNLNLHDGQLLRYFHVSKAKFGILTNGITYRFYTDLVEPNKMDDKPFLEFRIDEIKDVQVEKLKEFHKSYFDVESIVNTASELKYLGEIRTIIQREIQEPSDDFTRYFARLVYPSMVTQKVLDQFKDFVRKSYSQYINDLINERLTMAMNKSAVAEPVAEPSGTTGDDVHPEKSSIVTTQEELEAYYVVRAILRSSIPANRVTHRDAQSYFNVLLDDTNRKPLCRFILKEGRRVIITFDAAKNETRHELTSLNDIYKHSDAILAMVGIYDSPKAIPEPSVALPSMAD